The following proteins come from a genomic window of Brevibacillus antibioticus:
- a CDS encoding YfhH family protein, whose amino-acid sequence MRLYSQMTLAELQEEMERLHVDAKEKKELGDHSQLAIITQKYFMAKSYYLGTGEFRIGSKYSVPDYDQPFTIDYFNGVFAWGRFPDSDEQTGFPVGMLELWFD is encoded by the coding sequence TTGCGTTTGTACAGTCAGATGACACTCGCTGAGCTGCAGGAAGAAATGGAGCGCCTGCACGTAGATGCGAAAGAGAAAAAGGAGCTTGGTGATCACTCACAGCTTGCGATCATTACACAAAAGTACTTTATGGCGAAATCGTACTATTTAGGAACGGGTGAGTTCCGAATCGGCAGCAAATACAGCGTGCCTGATTACGATCAGCCGTTTACAATCGATTATTTCAACGGCGTCTTTGCTTGGGGACGTTTCCCTGATTCAGACGAACAGACAGGTTTTCCGGTAGGAATGCTGGAACTATGGTTTGACTAG
- a CDS encoding SDR family NAD(P)-dependent oxidoreductase, with translation MTRFDLHGKKAIITGAGRGIGKALALGIAEAGAEVAVVSRTASDLQEVVSAIEAKGGVAFPVEVDLTVSDAADRVVKKVVEGLGGVHILINNAGMNIRKKAHEVTEEEWDRVLDLNLKAAFFMSQAAGKIMCEQRYGRIVNIASVAGVEALRTGVAYGASKAGLIQMTRVLALEWSKFGVNVNAIAPWYFRTPLTESLLNEEAFVQEVLQRTPSGRIGDVEDLVGPAIFLSSDAASYISGQTISVDGGMSIYGF, from the coding sequence ATGACACGTTTTGATTTACATGGGAAGAAAGCAATCATAACGGGTGCTGGGCGAGGAATTGGGAAGGCACTTGCGTTGGGAATCGCAGAAGCGGGTGCGGAGGTTGCGGTGGTCTCGCGAACAGCTTCCGATTTGCAAGAAGTGGTATCGGCGATTGAAGCAAAAGGTGGGGTGGCTTTTCCTGTTGAAGTTGACTTGACTGTGTCTGATGCAGCGGACCGTGTTGTGAAGAAGGTAGTCGAAGGTCTAGGGGGTGTTCATATCCTGATCAACAATGCAGGAATGAATATCCGCAAAAAAGCTCATGAGGTAACGGAAGAAGAGTGGGACAGGGTATTGGATTTGAATTTGAAAGCAGCATTTTTCATGAGCCAAGCTGCTGGCAAAATCATGTGCGAGCAGCGCTATGGAAGAATCGTCAATATCGCTTCGGTCGCAGGTGTAGAAGCACTTCGCACGGGTGTCGCTTATGGTGCCAGCAAAGCAGGGCTCATCCAGATGACGCGGGTGCTGGCATTGGAATGGAGCAAGTTTGGTGTCAACGTAAATGCAATCGCGCCGTGGTATTTCCGTACACCACTAACGGAGAGCTTGCTTAACGAAGAAGCGTTCGTCCAAGAGGTGTTGCAGCGAACGCCGAGTGGACGAATCGGGGATGTGGAGGACTTGGTAGGACCAGCGATATTCTTGTCCTCTGATGCAGCTTCATATATATCAGGTCAAACAATATCGGTTGATGGCGGTATGTCTATATATGGGTTTTAA
- a CDS encoding cell wall hydrolase, which yields MLTQEAPTRFFFFLNSFGLLLLCLFVTPTSAMAPQPIPILPVLGSAQEPSEQALKKEKKSTTTAKAVKRESVQVSRGSRPIVVRNGKGKVSERDMELLTRLVYAEGRGEPYEGQVAIAAVVLNRVASDKFPNTVREVIYAPNAFSPVHDGNLTHKSNESTRKAVHDAVNGKDPSNGSLYFFNPDTATSKWIWSRPVTVEIGNHRFAR from the coding sequence ATGTTGACACAAGAAGCGCCAACGCGCTTTTTCTTCTTTTTGAACAGTTTTGGCTTGTTGCTGTTATGCTTATTTGTCACACCGACAAGTGCAATGGCACCACAACCAATACCAATTCTTCCTGTTCTCGGTAGTGCACAGGAGCCATCGGAACAAGCCTTGAAGAAGGAAAAGAAATCAACCACAACTGCTAAAGCAGTAAAACGCGAGTCTGTGCAGGTTAGTCGTGGTAGTCGCCCAATAGTGGTTCGTAATGGGAAAGGGAAAGTTTCGGAGAGGGATATGGAACTGCTCACCCGGTTAGTGTATGCGGAAGGCCGGGGAGAACCGTATGAAGGACAGGTAGCGATTGCTGCCGTTGTATTGAATCGGGTTGCGTCAGATAAATTTCCAAATACGGTACGGGAGGTTATTTATGCTCCCAATGCGTTTTCGCCTGTCCATGACGGCAATTTGACACATAAATCAAATGAAAGTACGAGAAAAGCGGTCCATGACGCCGTGAATGGAAAAGATCCGAGCAATGGTTCCCTGTACTTCTTCAACCCCGATACGGCTACATCCAAGTGGATTTGGTCACGTCCTGTAACGGTTGAAATCGGTAACCATCGTTTTGCTCGTTAA
- a CDS encoding peptidylprolyl isomerase, whose protein sequence is MKRTLITVSSVLLSISLLVGCSNSAAPEQNNQGQPVQQEKPKDTAPAHPATPGKYKEYPAMTIDQKKDYHATISTSMGDVTIDLFEKDAPLAVNNFVFLAKDKFYDGIKFHRIIKDFMIQTGDPLGTGRGGPGYTFEDELKNGHKYEPGVVAMANSGKNTNGSQFFIGSGPDVKGLDNSPDYTIFGKVTGGMDVVQKIAGTKVKKDQTGEPSVPEQTITIKSITITEK, encoded by the coding sequence ATGAAACGCACTTTGATAACTGTAAGTTCAGTATTACTCTCAATAAGTCTACTTGTGGGGTGTAGCAATTCTGCCGCGCCTGAGCAAAACAATCAGGGGCAACCTGTGCAGCAGGAAAAGCCAAAAGACACCGCGCCAGCACACCCAGCTACTCCGGGAAAATATAAGGAGTATCCTGCAATGACAATTGATCAAAAGAAAGATTATCATGCAACCATCAGTACCTCAATGGGAGACGTTACGATTGATCTATTCGAAAAAGATGCCCCGCTTGCAGTCAATAACTTTGTTTTCCTTGCAAAGGACAAGTTCTATGACGGCATCAAGTTCCACCGCATTATCAAAGACTTCATGATTCAAACAGGCGATCCATTAGGAACTGGCAGGGGCGGTCCTGGCTACACGTTTGAAGACGAATTGAAAAATGGTCATAAATATGAGCCAGGCGTGGTTGCTATGGCAAATTCCGGTAAAAATACGAATGGTAGCCAATTCTTCATTGGTTCTGGACCTGACGTGAAAGGATTGGACAACTCTCCGGACTACACGATTTTCGGAAAGGTCACGGGTGGCATGGATGTCGTTCAAAAAATTGCAGGAACAAAAGTAAAGAAAGACCAAACAGGTGAACCAAGTGTTCCTGAGCAAACGATTACCATTAAATCCATTACGATTACGGAAAAATAA